One genomic segment of Amycolatopsis granulosa includes these proteins:
- a CDS encoding cobyrinic acid ac-diamide synthase: MSRRASLPGASELFRLTSSPALDVPAPPTPAPQRPEAQRPGHGHNPGHREQLERSAAGRRGSGRQKHDSKITVYVSGEELVAMEQARLSLRAEHGLAIDRGRLVREAVAVLLADFDEHGADSVLVRRLREGGLDSEEAAGP; encoded by the coding sequence GTGAGCAGGCGAGCCTCCCTCCCCGGGGCCTCGGAACTCTTCCGCCTGACCAGCAGCCCGGCCCTCGACGTGCCCGCGCCGCCCACGCCCGCCCCGCAGCGCCCCGAGGCGCAGCGGCCGGGCCACGGGCACAACCCGGGGCACCGCGAGCAGCTGGAGCGCAGCGCCGCCGGGCGCCGCGGCAGCGGACGGCAGAAACACGACTCGAAGATCACCGTGTACGTCTCCGGCGAGGAACTGGTCGCGATGGAGCAGGCCCGGCTGAGCCTGCGGGCCGAGCACGGCCTGGCCATCGACCGCGGCCGGCTGGTCCGCGAGGCGGTGGCGGTGCTGCTGGCCGACTTCGACGAGCACGGTGCCGACTCGGTGCTGGTGCGCCGCCTGCGTGAGGGCGGGCTCGACTCCGAGGAAGCCGCCGGGCCGTGA
- a CDS encoding ParA family protein, whose amino-acid sequence MSTPQPSTRSVSAASAAANLDQLTIATEGEPETVDSVVAVGTAPVTAKPKLGPTGRPLREIPEPPLLDKHGPATVLAMCNQKGGVGKTTSTINLGAALAEYGRRVLLVDFDPQGALSVGLGVQPHELDQTVYNAIMERSVTAQDILRHTSVEGMDLLPSNIDLSAAEVQLVAEVGREHTLLRVVQPLIAEYDYVLVDCQPSLGLLTVNALTAADGVIIPLECEFFSLRGVALLIDTIEKVRERLNPKLDITGILATMFDPRTLHSREVMARVVEAFGDTVFDTVINRTVRFPETTVAGEPITRWAPKSAGAQAYRALAREVIAR is encoded by the coding sequence ATGTCGACACCGCAGCCCTCGACCAGATCGGTCTCGGCCGCATCGGCCGCCGCGAACCTCGACCAGTTGACCATCGCGACAGAGGGGGAGCCCGAGACCGTGGACTCTGTCGTGGCCGTGGGCACCGCGCCCGTGACCGCCAAGCCCAAGCTCGGCCCGACCGGCAGACCGCTGCGTGAGATCCCCGAACCGCCGCTGCTGGACAAGCACGGCCCGGCCACGGTGCTGGCCATGTGCAACCAGAAGGGCGGCGTCGGCAAGACCACGTCCACGATCAACCTGGGCGCCGCGCTCGCCGAGTACGGGCGCCGGGTGCTGCTGGTGGACTTCGATCCGCAGGGTGCGCTGTCGGTGGGGCTCGGCGTGCAGCCGCACGAGCTGGACCAGACCGTCTACAACGCGATCATGGAGCGGTCGGTGACCGCCCAGGACATCCTCCGGCACACCAGCGTCGAGGGCATGGACCTGCTGCCGAGCAACATCGACCTGTCCGCCGCCGAGGTGCAGCTGGTCGCCGAGGTGGGCCGCGAGCACACGTTGCTCCGGGTCGTGCAACCCCTCATCGCGGAGTACGACTATGTTCTGGTCGACTGCCAGCCATCGCTCGGGTTGCTCACGGTGAACGCGCTCACGGCCGCCGACGGCGTGATCATCCCGCTGGAGTGCGAGTTCTTCAGCCTGCGGGGCGTGGCTTTGTTGATCGACACGATCGAGAAGGTACGCGAACGCTTGAACCCCAAACTGGACATCACGGGCATCCTGGCCACCATGTTCGACCCGCGCACCCTCCACTCCCGGGAGGTCATGGCGCGGGTCGTGGAGGCCTTCGGCGACACCGTGTTCGACACGGTCATCAACCGCACGGTGCGGTTCCCGGAGACCACCGTGGCCGGCGAGCCCATCACCCGCTGGGCTCCCAAGTCCGCCGGTGCGCAGGCCTACCGCGCGCTGGCCCGCGAGGTGATCGCTCGGTGA
- the xerD gene encoding site-specific tyrosine recombinase XerD, with product MVTAYLDHLAVERGTARNTLDSYARDLRRYLGYLEQSGIADFRRITAADVTGFGAALREGGEGHPPLAASSAARALVAVRGLHRFAHLDGLTEDDPAREVRPPAPAKRLPKALPVDEVLRLLAMPAAEGERPLRDRALLELLYSTGARISEAVGLDVDDVDRTERTVLLDGKGGKQRLVPIGRPAVEALEAYLVRARPVLARRGHGTSALFLNARGTRLSRQSAWQVLKATAERAGIASGVSPHTLRHSFATHLLEGGADVRVVQELLGHASVTTTQVYTLVTMNTLREVYATAHPRALG from the coding sequence GTGGTCACGGCGTATCTCGATCACCTCGCCGTCGAACGCGGGACGGCACGCAACACGCTGGACAGCTACGCGCGCGACCTGCGCCGGTACCTGGGATACCTGGAGCAGTCCGGGATCGCTGACTTCCGGCGGATCACCGCCGCGGACGTGACCGGGTTCGGCGCCGCGCTGCGCGAGGGCGGCGAGGGGCACCCGCCCCTCGCCGCATCCTCGGCGGCCCGGGCCCTGGTGGCCGTGCGCGGGCTGCACCGCTTCGCCCACCTCGACGGGCTCACCGAGGACGACCCGGCCCGCGAGGTGCGGCCGCCCGCTCCGGCGAAGCGGCTGCCGAAGGCGCTGCCGGTCGACGAGGTGCTGCGGCTGCTGGCGATGCCGGCTGCCGAAGGGGAGCGGCCGCTGCGCGACCGGGCCCTGCTGGAGCTGCTGTACTCCACCGGTGCCCGGATCTCCGAGGCGGTCGGGCTCGACGTCGACGACGTGGACCGCACCGAGCGCACCGTGCTGCTGGACGGCAAGGGCGGCAAGCAGCGGCTCGTGCCGATCGGCCGTCCGGCGGTCGAGGCGCTGGAGGCCTACCTGGTGCGGGCGCGCCCGGTGCTGGCGCGGCGCGGCCACGGGACTTCGGCGCTGTTCCTCAACGCCCGCGGTACCCGGCTGTCCCGGCAGAGCGCGTGGCAGGTGCTCAAGGCCACCGCCGAGCGCGCCGGGATCGCCTCCGGAGTCTCGCCGCACACGCTGCGTCACAGTTTCGCGACCCACCTGCTGGAGGGCGGGGCGGACGTCCGGGTGGTGCAAGAGCTGCTGGGCCACGCCTCGGTGACCACGACGCAGGTCTACACCCTGGTCACCATGAACACGCTCCGTGAGGTATATGCTACGGCGCATCCTCGGGCGCTGGGTTGA
- a CDS encoding NUDIX domain-containing protein, which yields MSRPGEHEFRVVSSKDVHIGRVVGLRIDEVAMPGGGTAKREVVEHLGAVAIAAVDADGAVTLIHQYRHPLGRRIWELPAGLLDHPGEDPVAAARRELAEEAGLAAGRWETLVDVAASPGFTDEVVRVFLARDLTPVDREVLGDEEADLVVHRVPLTEAVRMTLSGEIVNGATVGGVLAAHAVVHHAAPARPADAPWRDRPTRFADRIS from the coding sequence TTGAGCAGGCCCGGCGAGCACGAGTTCCGCGTGGTGTCCAGCAAGGACGTCCACATCGGACGCGTGGTGGGCCTGCGCATCGACGAGGTCGCGATGCCCGGCGGCGGCACCGCCAAGCGCGAGGTGGTCGAGCACCTCGGCGCGGTCGCCATCGCCGCGGTCGACGCCGACGGTGCGGTCACGCTGATCCACCAGTACCGGCACCCGCTGGGGCGGCGGATCTGGGAGCTGCCCGCGGGGCTGCTCGACCACCCGGGCGAGGATCCGGTGGCGGCCGCGCGGCGCGAGCTGGCCGAGGAGGCCGGGCTCGCCGCCGGGCGGTGGGAGACGCTGGTCGACGTGGCCGCCTCACCCGGGTTCACCGACGAGGTGGTGCGCGTCTTCCTGGCCCGCGACCTCACCCCGGTCGACCGGGAGGTCCTCGGCGACGAGGAGGCCGACCTGGTGGTGCACCGGGTGCCGCTGACCGAGGCGGTGCGGATGACGCTGTCCGGGGAGATCGTCAACGGCGCGACCGTGGGCGGGGTGCTCGCCGCGCACGCGGTGGTCCACCACGCAGCCCCGGCCCGCCCGGCTGACGCGCCGTGGCGGGACCGGCCCACGAGGTTCGCCGATCGCATTTCCTGA
- a CDS encoding CTP synthase — MGLQPRTAKYVFVTGGVASSLGKGLTASSLGQLLTARGLRVTMQKLDPYLNVDPGTMNPFQHGEVFVTEDGAETDLDIGHYERFLDRDLSGSANVTTGQVYSEVIAKERRGEYLGDTVQVIPHITDEIKRRIMAVAESDGTGQQPDVVITEVGGTVGDIESLPFLEACRQVRHEIGRDNCFFLHVSLVPYLAPSGELKTKPTQHSVAALRNIGIQPDALVCRADRDLPEDLKRKIGLMCDVDTEAVIACPDARSIYDIPRVLHREALDAYVVRRLGLPFRDVDWTVWGDLLDRVHNPSETVRVALVGKYIDLPDAYLSVTEALRAGGFAHRAKVEIVWVASDRATTPAGAAAALGDVDGVLVPGGFGVRGIEGKIGAITYARTRGIPVLGLCLGLQCMVIEAARNLAGIEGANSAEFDETTEHPVISTMADQKDVVAGERDMGGTMRLGAYPARLKPGSQVAKAYGGTEVSERHRHRYEVNNAYRKRLADAGLVFSGTSPDDRLVEFVELPADVHPFFVGTQAHPELKSRPTRPHPLFDAFIDAVVRYRTADRLPVELPEPTVSAH; from the coding sequence GTGGGACTTCAGCCGCGGACAGCCAAGTACGTTTTCGTCACGGGGGGCGTCGCCTCCTCCCTGGGTAAGGGCCTGACGGCCTCCAGCCTGGGTCAGCTCCTCACCGCTCGCGGCCTGCGGGTCACGATGCAGAAGCTCGATCCCTACCTCAACGTGGATCCGGGCACGATGAACCCGTTCCAGCACGGCGAGGTCTTCGTCACCGAGGACGGCGCCGAGACCGACCTGGACATCGGCCACTACGAGCGCTTCCTCGACCGGGACCTCTCCGGCTCGGCGAACGTCACGACCGGCCAGGTCTACTCCGAAGTCATCGCCAAGGAGCGCCGCGGCGAGTACCTCGGGGATACCGTGCAGGTCATCCCGCACATCACCGACGAGATCAAGCGGCGCATCATGGCGGTCGCCGAGTCCGACGGCACCGGTCAGCAGCCCGACGTGGTCATCACCGAGGTCGGTGGCACGGTCGGCGACATCGAGTCGCTGCCGTTCCTGGAAGCCTGCCGGCAGGTGCGGCACGAGATCGGCCGGGACAACTGCTTCTTCCTGCACGTCTCGCTGGTGCCCTACCTCGCGCCGTCGGGGGAGCTCAAGACCAAGCCGACGCAGCACTCGGTCGCCGCGCTGCGCAACATCGGCATCCAGCCGGACGCGCTGGTGTGCCGCGCCGACCGCGACCTGCCCGAGGACCTCAAGCGCAAGATCGGCCTGATGTGCGACGTGGACACCGAGGCGGTCATCGCGTGCCCGGACGCCCGGTCCATCTACGACATCCCCAGGGTGCTGCACCGCGAGGCGCTGGACGCCTACGTCGTGCGCCGTCTGGGCCTGCCCTTCCGCGACGTCGACTGGACGGTGTGGGGCGACCTGCTCGACCGCGTGCACAACCCGTCGGAGACCGTCCGGGTCGCGCTGGTCGGCAAGTACATCGACCTGCCCGACGCCTACCTCTCGGTCACCGAGGCCCTGCGCGCCGGCGGGTTCGCCCACCGCGCCAAGGTCGAGATCGTCTGGGTCGCCTCCGACCGGGCAACCACCCCGGCCGGTGCGGCTGCCGCGCTCGGTGACGTCGACGGTGTCCTGGTGCCCGGTGGGTTCGGCGTGCGCGGCATCGAGGGCAAGATCGGCGCCATCACCTACGCCCGCACCCGCGGCATCCCGGTGCTCGGGCTGTGCCTGGGCCTGCAGTGCATGGTGATCGAGGCCGCCCGCAACCTGGCCGGCATCGAAGGCGCGAACTCCGCGGAGTTCGACGAGACCACCGAGCACCCGGTGATCTCCACGATGGCCGACCAGAAGGACGTGGTCGCCGGCGAACGCGACATGGGCGGCACCATGCGGCTGGGTGCCTACCCGGCCAGGCTCAAGCCCGGTTCGCAGGTCGCCAAGGCGTACGGCGGCACCGAGGTGTCCGAGCGGCACCGGCACCGCTACGAGGTCAACAACGCCTACCGCAAGCGGCTCGCCGACGCCGGCCTGGTCTTCTCCGGCACCTCGCCGGACGACCGGCTGGTCGAGTTCGTCGAGCTGCCCGCGGACGTGCACCCGTTCTTCGTCGGCACCCAGGCGCACCCCGAGCTCAAGAGCCGTCCCACCCGGCCGCACCCGCTGTTCGACGCGTTCATCGACGCCGTCGTCCGCTACCGCACGGCGGACCGGCTGCCGGTCGAGCTGCCCGAGCCGACCGTGAGCGCGCATTGA